A part of Streptomyces sp. NBC_01235 genomic DNA contains:
- a CDS encoding carbohydrate ABC transporter permease, producing MAGIATSSRPQPQAVVRRRPAVRAGRKGLREITRVVLLTTVAAGWIGIPLWLLLVNSVKPLREASVLGLGLPKAWSLTDNYSTVIHEGRYGTAVMNSVLIAVPTIASAVLLGSLAAWAYARSRSTTMNFAYNLTVLSILLPPAVLPTIYELQLTGLDGTRLGYFLVMTGTRLGTVVFLATGFIRAMPAELEDAAEVDGAGRLQIYRHVILPLLLPVLLVGSMILIVTIWNEFFFAAFLLQGSERATLPMALYQFASASPDTSIARWNLIFAHVVLTSLPLVIAYLFVQRRIVSGLSEGAIKG from the coding sequence ATGGCCGGCATCGCTACTAGCTCTCGGCCTCAGCCTCAGGCGGTGGTTCGCCGACGTCCAGCAGTCCGTGCCGGTCGGAAAGGGCTCCGGGAGATCACCCGAGTCGTGCTCCTGACGACTGTTGCTGCGGGCTGGATCGGAATCCCGCTGTGGCTCCTGCTGGTGAACTCGGTCAAGCCCCTCAGAGAGGCCAGTGTGCTGGGGCTCGGGCTGCCGAAAGCCTGGAGCCTTACCGACAACTACTCCACGGTCATCCACGAGGGCCGTTACGGCACGGCCGTCATGAACAGCGTTCTCATCGCCGTGCCGACCATCGCCTCGGCGGTACTTCTCGGTTCGCTGGCGGCATGGGCGTACGCGAGATCGCGCAGTACGACGATGAACTTCGCCTACAACCTCACGGTGCTGTCGATCCTGCTTCCGCCGGCCGTCCTCCCGACCATCTATGAGCTGCAGCTGACCGGCCTGGACGGCACGCGGCTCGGCTACTTCCTCGTGATGACCGGGACCCGCCTGGGAACGGTCGTCTTCCTCGCCACCGGTTTCATCCGGGCGATGCCGGCCGAACTGGAGGACGCCGCGGAGGTCGACGGCGCGGGCAGACTTCAGATCTACCGGCACGTCATTCTGCCGCTGTTGCTTCCTGTGCTCCTGGTCGGATCCATGATCCTGATCGTCACCATCTGGAACGAGTTCTTCTTCGCGGCGTTCCTTCTCCAGGGCAGTGAAAGGGCAACGCTCCCGATGGCCCTCTACCAGTTCGCATCGGCGTCGCCGGACACGTCGATTGCGCGATGGAATCTGATCTTCGCGCACGTCGTGCTCACGAGCCTGCCGCTCGTCATCGCCTACCTGTTCGTCCAGAGGCGCATCGTCTCGGGGCTTTCCGAAGGCGCGATCAAGGGATAG